The following coding sequences lie in one Lolium perenne isolate Kyuss_39 chromosome 2, Kyuss_2.0, whole genome shotgun sequence genomic window:
- the LOC127323484 gene encoding ADP-glucose phosphorylase — protein MAMAEASRTSEARRDAVFGRWVIFSPARSRRPTDLKSHGPANPSPADGNAPKPSCPFCLGRESECAPEIFRVPAPDASSPWRIRVIENLFPALRRDVEPPPPEEGEKEPVGAGECAVRGFGFHDVVIETPRHDVRLWDLDAEGVGDVLLAYARRVRQLAQHPAVKYVQVFKNHGASAGASMAHSHSQMIGTPFVPPSVTSRLNCMKEVFERSGKCSLCEIQCKDILVSETRNFSAIVPFAASYPFEIWIIPQEHSSFFHEIDQDKVLDLGSLLKNILEKLCKQLNDPPFNYMIHSAPFGLSSSCMPYTHWFLQIVPQLSVTGGFEMGSGCYINPVFPEDAAKILREIDCSI, from the exons ATGGCGATGGCGGAAGCTTCTAGAACCTCGGAGGCGCGCCGCGACGCCGTGTTCGGGCGCTGGGTCATCTTCTCGCCGGCGCGCTCGCGCCGCCCCACCGACCTCAAGTCCCACGGCCCCGCGAATCCCAGCCCCGCCGACGGCAACGCCCCCAAGCCCTCCTGCCCCTTCTGCCTCGGCCGCGAGTCCGAGTGCGCCCCGGAGATATTCCGCGTGCCAGCGCCCGACGCGTCGTCGCCGTGGCGGATCCGCGTGATCGAGAACCTGTTCCCGGCGCTGCGGCGCGACgtggagccgccgccgccggaggagggGGAGAAGGAGCCCGTCGGCGCGGGGGAGTGCGCCGTGCGGGGGTTCGGCTTCCACGACGTGGTCATCGAGACGCCGCGCCACGACGTGCGGCTCTGGGACCTGGACGCGGAGGGGGTCGGCGACGTCCTGCTCGCCTACGCGCGTCGGGTGCGGCAGTTAGCTCAACACCCAGCGGTGAAGTATGTTCAG GTGTTTAAGAACCACGGGGCGTCTGCTGGAGCTTCAATGGCACACTCACACAGCCAGATGATTGGAACTCCTTTTGTCCCTCCATCAGTTACCTCCCGGCTTAACTGCATGAAGGAGGTTTTTGAGAGGTCGGGAAAGTGCAGCCTTTGTGAGATTCAGTGCAAGGATATCTTGGTCAGCGAGACACGGAATTTTTCTGCAATTGTTCCTTTTGCAGCATCTTATCCATTTGAGATATGGATCATTCCTCAGGAACATAGCTCCTTTTTCCATGAAATAGATCAGGATAAG GTATTGGATCTGGGGTCTCTGTTGAAAAACATACTGGAAAAGTTGTGCAAGCAGCTCAATGATCCGCCGTTCAACTATATGATCCACAGTGCGCCATTTGGACTCTCCTCATCCTGCATGCCTTACACACACTGGTTCCTCCAGATAGTGCCGCAGTTGAGTGTAACTGGTGGATTTGAGATGGGAAGCGGGTGCTACATCAACCCAGTTTTCCCTGAAGATGCAGCGAAGATCCTAAGGGAAATCGACTGCTCAATATAG